A window of the Brassica oleracea var. oleracea cultivar TO1000 chromosome C1, BOL, whole genome shotgun sequence genome harbors these coding sequences:
- the LOC106327618 gene encoding asparagine--tRNA ligase, chloroplastic/mitochondrial-like translates to MPAASLRLASFSTLRFLSFFPISNPSPYSLFRHRRRLLFEDSAANARRRCFCTGTSVSASSSDGKNNQGNRIGSKVGEFRRKLRVAEVKGGADEGLGRVGQSLSVMGWVRTLRSQSSVTFIEINDGSCLSNLQCVMNPDAEGYDQVEAGSVLTGASVSVQGTIVASQGTKQKVELKVHKIILVGKCDSSYPIQKKRVSREFLRTKAHLRPRTNSFGAVARVRNTLAYATHKFFQESGFVWVASPIITASDCEGAGEQFCVTILIPSSHETTDSPIDAIPKTKGGLVDWSQDFFGKPAFLTVSGQLNGETYATALSDIYTFGPTFRAENSNTSRHLAEFWMLEPELAFADLDDDMACATAYLSSTSYVKYVLDNCKEDMEFFDTWIEKGITHRLSDVVEKEFLQLSYTDAIELLLKANKEFEFPVKWGLDLQSEHERYITEEAFEGRPVIIRDYPKEIKAFYMRENDDGKTVAAMDMLVPRVGELIGGSQREERLEVLEARLDGLKLDKESYWWYLDLRRYGSVPHAGFGLGFERLVQFATGIDNIRDVIPFPRSPGSADF, encoded by the exons ATGCCGGCGGCGTCACTCCGTCTCGCTTCATTCTCTACTCTCCGTTTCTTATCCTTCTTCCCCATCTCTAATCCTTCTCCTTACTCTCTCTTCCGCCATCGACGCCGCTTGCTTTTCGAAGATTCTGCGGCCAATGCTCGCCGGAGATGCTTTTGCACCGGTACTTCTGTATCTGCCAGTTCCAGTGATGGAAAGAACAATCAAGGGAATCGAATTGGGAGTAAAGTTGGAGAATTTAGGAGGAAGCTGAGGGTAGCTGAAGTGAAAGGAGGAGCAGACGAAGGTCTGGGTCGGGTGGGGCAGAGCCTCAGCGTTATGGGTTGGGTCCGGACTCTTCGATCTCAGAGCAGTGTCACATTCATCGAGATAAACGATGGCTCTTGCTTATCAAACTTGCAATGTGTGATGAATCCGGACGCAGAGGGATATGATCAG GTAGAAGCTGGTTCGGTCTTGACTGGAGCATCTGTATCTGTACAAGGTACTATTGTGGCCAGCCAGGGGACTAAGCAAAAGGTGGAGCTTAAGGTTCACAAAATCATTCTG GTTGGAAAGTGTGACTCTTCCTATCCCATCCAGAAGAAGAGGGTCAGCCGGGAGTTTTTGAGAACCAAGGCTCATCTTCGTCCCAGAACCAATTCTTTTGGCGCG GTGGCTAGAGTTAGGAATACTCTGGCGTATGCTACTCACAAGTTCTTTCAAGAAAGTGGTTTTGTCTGGGTGGCAAGCCCTATTATCACTGCCTCCGATTGTGAAGGCGCTGGTGAACAGTTCTGTGTCACCATTCTC ATCCCCAGCTCCCATGAGACCACAGATTCTCCCATCGATGCAATTCCGAAAACAAAGGGAGGGTTGGTCGATTGGTCTCAG GACTTCTTTGGGAAACCAGCGTTCTTGACCGTCTCTGGGCAACTCAATGGAGAAACTTATGCAACCGCTCTCTCAGAT ATATACACATTTGGTCCTACATTTCGAGCTGAGAACTCCAACACCTCCAGGCACTTGGCTGAATTCTGG ATGCTTGAACCAGAACTTGCTTTTGCCGACCTGGATGATGACATGGCCTGTGCCACCGCCTACCTCTCCAGTACGTCGTAT GTGAAATACGTTCTTGATAACTGCAAGGAAGACATGGAGTTTTTCGATACATGGATTGAGAAAGGAATCACTCATCGCTTGAGT GACGTAGTTGAGAAAGAATTTCTTCAGCTGAGTTACACAGACGCCATTGAACTTCTTCTGAAAGCAAACAAAGAATTTGAATTCCCA GTGAAGTGGGGACTGGATTTGCAGAGCGAGCATGAAAGGTACATAACAGAAGAGGCATTTGAGGGTCGCCCTGTGATAATAAGAGATTATCCAAAAGAGATAAAAGCGTTTTACATGCGTGAGAATGATGATGGGAAGACAGTCGCAGCAATGGATATGCTCGTGCCTCGG GTAGGGGAGCTGATAGGTGGAAGCCAAAGAGAGGAAAGACTTGAAGTGTTGGAAGCGAGGCTTGATGGGTTGAAACTCGACAAAGAGAGCTACTGGTGGTACCTCGACCTCCGTCGCTATGGTTCAG TTCCTCACGCAGGATTTGGGCTAGGGTTTGAGAGGCTGGTTCAATTTGCCACTGGAATTGATAATATCAGAGACGTTATTCCTTTCCCACGCTCACCTGGCTCTGCTGACTTCTGA
- the LOC106316254 gene encoding cytochrome b561 and DOMON domain-containing protein At4g17280 has protein sequence MSISMMKFLNQTLCLSLVLCISMTTMSFAQTCSKYKFSSNNVFASCNDLPFLDSFLHYTYDSSTGTLHIAYRHTKLTSGKWVAWAVNPTSTGMVGAQAIVAYPQSDGTVRVYTSPIRSYQTSLQEGDLSFNVSGLSATYENNEMVILASLSLAQDLGNGGTINTVWQDGSMSGNSPLPHPTSGNNVRSVSTLNVVSGVSAAAGGAGGSSKLRKRNIHGILNGVSWGIMMPVGAIIARYLRVAKSANPAWFYIHVFCQASAYIIGVAGWATGLKLGGDSPGIQYSTHRSIGIALFSLATVQVFAMFLRPKPEHKHRLYWNIYHHSIGYTLIILGVVNVFKGLEILSPKKQWKNAYTGIIVALAIVAALLEAFTWYVVIKRRKLEESAKSSPHGASNGTRSQYA, from the exons ATGAGCATCTCAATGATGAAGTTCTTGAACCAAACCCTTTGTCTCTCTCTTGTCCTATGCATATCCATGACTACTATGTCCTTTGCTCAGACATGTTCCAAATACAAATTCTCCAGTAACAATGTTTTTGCTTCCTGCAACGACCTTCCTTTTCTTGATTCTTTCCTCCATTACACTTATGATTCTTCCACCGGGACCCTCCATATCGCTTACCGCCACACCAAACTGACCTCTGGCAAATGGGTTGCTTGGGCCGTGAACCCCACGTCTACGGGAATGGTGGGAGCTCAAGCCATCGTGGCTTATCCACAATCAGACGGCACTGTCAGGGTTTACACTTCTCCTATCAGAAGCTACCAGACAAGTCTACAGGAGGGTGATCTGAGCTTCAACGTCTCAGGGTTGTCTGCAACTTATGAGAACAACGAGATGGTTATCTTGGCAAGTCTGAGTCTTGCACAGGATCTAGGGAATGGTGGAACCATTAACACTGTGTGGCAAGATGGTTCCATGTCTGGGAACAGTCCTCTGCCTCATCCAACTTCTGGCAACAATGTCCGCTCTGTCTCCACTCTCAATGTGGTCTCTGGTGTTTCTGCAGCTGCCGGAGGTGCTGGAGGAAGTTCCAAGCTCCGTAAACGCAAC ATACATGGAATATTGAACGGAGTGAGTTGGGGAATCATGATGCCAGTAGGGGCAATCATTGCCCGCTACTTGAGAGTTGCCAAATCAGCAAACCCTGCTTGGTTCTACATTCACGTTTTCTGCCAGGCTTCTGCTTACATCATTGGTGTGGCCGGATGGGCCACTGGTCTAAAACTCGGTGGCGACTCACCAGGGATCCAATATAGCACCCACCGTTCTATCGGGATTGCTCTCTTCTCCCTAGCAACAGTCCAG GTTTTTGCGATGTTTCTGAGGCCGAAACCAGAGCACAAGCACAGGCTCTACTGGAACATTTACCACCACTCCATAGGCTACACGTTGATCATTTTGGGGGTGGTGAACGTGTTTAAAGGGCTAGAGATATTGAGTCCTAAGAAGCAGTGGAAAAACGCTTACACTGGTATCATCGTTGCTCTCGCCATTGTGGCCGCCCTGCTCGAAGCCTTCACTTGGTATGTAGTCATTAAGAGAAGGAAACTAGAGGAATCTGCTAAATCGTCCCCGCATGGAGCATCCAACGGCACTCGGTCTCAGTATGCTTAA